A stretch of the Arvicanthis niloticus isolate mArvNil1 chromosome 17, mArvNil1.pat.X, whole genome shotgun sequence genome encodes the following:
- the Neu4 gene encoding sialidase-4 has protein sequence MGPSRIPKRTVLFQRERTGLTYRVPALLCVPPRPTLLAFAEQRLSPDDSHAHRLVLRRGTLTRGSVRWGALNVLETAVLEEHRSMNPCPVLDEHSGTIFLFFIAVLGHTPEAVQIATGKNAARLCCVTSCDAGLTWGGVRDLTEEAIGAALQDWATFAVGPGHGVQLRSGRLLVPAYTYHVDRRECFGRICWTSPHSLAFYSDDHGISWHCGGLVPNLRSGECQLAAVDGDFLYCNARSPLGNRVQALSADEGTSFLPGELVPSLAETARGCQGSIVGFPAPPSIGPRDERWPASPVNTPRSPHLDLSVQESSGEGARGLVEEGWAPRLPPCYPQSRGPENHGLESGPDGDKTPWTPDLPMSSASMLQSPTWLLYSHPAGRRARLHMGIYLSRSPLNPHSWTEPWVIYEGPSGYSDLAFLGPVPGASLAFACLFESGTRASYEDISFCLFSLADVLENVPTGLEMPSLRDKPRGHCWPS, from the exons ATGGGGCCCTCACGTATTCCCAAGAGAACTGTGCTCTTCCAGCGAGAAAGGACTGGCCTGACCTACCGTGTGCCTGCGCTGCTCTGTGTGCCTCCCAGACCTACCCTGCTGGCCTTCGCGGAACAGCGACTTAGCCCTGATGACTCCCATGCCCACCGCCTGGTGCTACGGAGGGGCACACTGACCAGGGGCTCAGTGCGG TGGGGCGCTCTGAATGTACTGGAGACTGCAGTTCTGGAGGAGCACAGGTCTATGAACCCTTGCCCGGTGCTGGATGAACACTCCGGaaccatcttcctcttcttcattgcCGTGCTGGGTCACACACCGGAGGCCGTGCAAATCGCCACTGGCAAGAACGCTGCTCGCCTCTGCTGCGTGACCAGTTGTGACGCTGGCCTTACCTGGGGTGGTGTACGAGATCTTACTGAGGAAGCCATTGGTGCTGCATTGCAGG ACTGGGCCACCTTTGCCGTGGGTCCAGGCCACGGAGTTCAGCTGCGCTCGGGTCGCCTGCTTGTTCCCGCTTATACCTATCATGTGGACCGTCGGGAGTGTTTTGGCAGGATCTGCTGGACCAGTCCCCACTCCTTGGCTTTCTACAGTGATGACCATGGAATCTCCTGGCATTGTGGAGGCCTTGTGCCCAACCTACGCTCTGGAGAGTGCCAACTGGCTGCAGTGGACGGAGACTTCCTCTACTGTAATGCCCGAAGCCCTCTGGGTAACCGTGTGCAGGCACTGAGTGCTGATGAAGGCACTTCCTTCTTACCAGGGGAGTTGGTGCCTTCATTGGCTGAGACGGCTCGTGGCTGCCAGGGTAGCATTGTGGGCTTCCCGGCCCCACCATCCATCGGGCCTCGGGATGAACGGTGGCCAGCGAGTCCTGTGAACACCCCACGTTCCCCACACCTCGATCTTAGCGTACAGGAGTCTTCAGGGGAAGGTGCCAGAGGTCTTGTTGAAGAAGGTTGGGCGCCCAGGTTGCCTCCCTGCTACCCACAGTCCCGGGGCCCAGAGAATCATGGCCTAGAGTCTGGGCCAGATGGAGATAAGACGCCCTGGACCCCGGATCTCCCCATGTCCTCTGCTTCCATGCTTCAGAGCCCCACATGGCTGCTGTATTCCCACCCAGCAGGGCGTAGAGCTCGGCTCCACATGGGAATCTACCTGAGCCGATCCCCCTTGAACCCCCACAGCTGGACAGAGCCCTGGGTGATCTATGAGGGCCCTAGTGGCTACTCTGATCTCGCCTTCCTTGGGCCTGTGCCTGGGGCATCCCTGGCTTTTGCCTGTCTGTTTGAGAGCGGAACCAGGGCTTCCTATGAAGacatttctttttgcttgttCTCACTGGCAGATGTCCTGGAGAACGTGCCCACTGGCTTAGAGATGCCAAGTCTCAGGGATAAGCCTCGGGGGCATTGCTGGCCTTCTTGA